The following proteins are co-located in the Streptomyces bottropensis ATCC 25435 genome:
- a CDS encoding LLM class F420-dependent oxidoreductase yields MKLGINLGYWGAGMDGDNLAVAQEADRLGYAVCWAAEAYGSDAATVLSWVAAKTERIDVGSAIFQIPARQPAMTAMTAATLDSLSGGRFRLGLGVSGPQVSEGWYGVKFDKPLARTREYVEIVRKAMTRERLSHDGEHWTLPLPGGPGKPLKLTVHPTREHIPLYIAAIGPKNLEQTGEIADGALLIFPSAAHLEDTAVTYLRAGREKAGKTLDGFDICPTLPLAVGDDKDVTTLADTFRPYTALYVGGMGSRKQNFYNQLARRMGYEKEAAEIQDKYLAGDKTGAAAAIPHELIDQTTLLGSVERIADRMTAYAAAGVTTLTLAPAGFTLDERIASLRAGSQAMELAGLA; encoded by the coding sequence ATGAAGCTCGGGATCAACCTCGGCTACTGGGGCGCCGGAATGGACGGGGACAACCTGGCCGTGGCCCAGGAGGCCGACCGGCTGGGTTACGCGGTGTGCTGGGCGGCGGAGGCGTACGGCTCGGACGCCGCCACCGTGCTCAGCTGGGTCGCCGCCAAGACCGAACGCATCGACGTGGGCTCTGCCATCTTCCAGATCCCGGCTCGCCAGCCCGCGATGACCGCGATGACCGCCGCGACGCTGGACTCGCTGTCCGGCGGCCGCTTCCGGCTCGGCCTCGGCGTCTCGGGACCGCAGGTCTCGGAGGGCTGGTACGGCGTCAAGTTCGACAAGCCGCTCGCCCGCACCCGCGAGTACGTCGAGATCGTCCGCAAGGCGATGACCCGCGAGCGCCTGTCGCACGACGGCGAGCACTGGACGCTGCCCCTGCCCGGCGGCCCCGGCAAGCCGCTGAAGCTGACCGTGCACCCCACCCGCGAGCACATCCCGCTGTACATCGCCGCGATCGGCCCGAAGAACCTGGAGCAGACCGGCGAGATCGCCGACGGCGCCCTGCTGATCTTCCCCTCGGCCGCGCACCTGGAGGACACGGCCGTCACGTACCTGCGGGCGGGACGGGAGAAGGCCGGCAAGACGCTCGACGGCTTCGACATCTGTCCGACCCTGCCGCTGGCCGTCGGCGACGACAAGGACGTGACGACGCTCGCCGACACCTTCCGCCCGTACACCGCGCTGTACGTGGGCGGCATGGGCAGCCGCAAGCAGAACTTCTACAACCAGCTCGCCCGGCGCATGGGGTACGAGAAGGAGGCCGCCGAGATCCAGGACAAGTACCTGGCCGGCGACAAGACCGGGGCCGCGGCCGCCATCCCGCACGAGCTGATCGACCAGACGACGCTGCTCGGCTCCGTGGAACGCATCGCCGACCGGATGACGGCGTACGCCGCGGCCGGGGTCACCACCCTCACGCTCGCGCCGGCGGGCTTCACCCTCGACGAGCGGATCGCCTCGCTGCGGGCCGGCTCGCAGGCCATGGAGCTGGCCGGTCTCGCGTAA
- a CDS encoding aldo/keto reductase: protein MEQRHLGRTGLRVSRIGLGTLTWGRDTDEHDAADMLKLFWEAGGSLVDTADVYGDGEAEYLLGQLMDGLVPRRDLVISTKAGSVPDPDRRFDGSRGHLLAALDASLARLGTDYVDVWHIHAYDPETPLDETLQALDLAVSSGRARYAGVSNFCGWQLAKAATWQLAAPGIRTRLASTQLEYSLLQRGVEREVLPAALDLGIGLLPSSPLGRGVLTAKYRHITPPDSRGGSEHMAPFVAPYLDDTATSIVDAVQTAADGLAVTPIQVALAWVRDRPGVAAPIVGARNALQLTGALSVESLSLPDEICRALDDVSAPVHRYPDHDWSTL, encoded by the coding sequence ATGGAGCAGAGGCATCTCGGCCGTACCGGCCTGCGTGTGTCCCGGATCGGGCTCGGCACCCTGACATGGGGCCGCGACACGGACGAGCACGACGCCGCGGACATGTTGAAGCTGTTCTGGGAGGCGGGCGGCAGCCTGGTCGACACCGCCGACGTGTACGGGGACGGCGAGGCGGAGTACCTGCTGGGTCAGTTGATGGACGGACTGGTGCCCCGCCGCGACCTCGTCATCTCCACGAAGGCCGGCAGCGTCCCGGACCCCGACCGCCGCTTCGACGGCTCGCGCGGCCATCTTCTCGCCGCCCTCGACGCCTCCCTCGCCCGCCTCGGCACGGACTACGTCGACGTCTGGCACATCCACGCCTACGACCCCGAAACCCCGCTGGACGAAACGCTCCAGGCCCTCGACCTGGCTGTCAGCAGCGGCCGGGCCCGTTACGCCGGGGTCTCCAACTTCTGCGGCTGGCAGCTCGCGAAGGCCGCCACCTGGCAGCTCGCGGCCCCCGGCATACGCACCCGCCTGGCCAGTACGCAGCTGGAGTACTCCCTGCTGCAGCGCGGCGTCGAGCGCGAGGTGCTGCCCGCCGCACTGGACCTGGGCATCGGTCTGCTCCCGTCCTCCCCCCTGGGCCGGGGAGTGCTGACCGCCAAGTACCGCCACATCACGCCCCCGGACTCACGGGGCGGCTCGGAGCACATGGCCCCGTTCGTCGCGCCCTACCTCGACGACACAGCGACCAGCATCGTGGACGCGGTGCAGACGGCGGCGGACGGCCTCGCGGTGACCCCGATCCAGGTGGCCCTCGCCTGGGTCCGCGACCGGCCCGGCGTGGCCGCGCCCATCGTCGGCGCGCGCAACGCGCTGCAGCTCACGGGGGCACTGTCAGTGGAGAGCCTTAGTCTTCCTGACGAGATCTGCCGGGCTCTCGACGACGTGTCGGCGCCCGTGCACCGCTATCCCGATCACGACTGGAGCACGCTGTGA